TGTTTGCAGGGAGTTCCTAAAGCGGGATTGCGGCGGATTTTACTAACAGCTTCCGGCGGTTCATTTCGAGATCTACCAGTCGAAAAGCTAGAATCAGTCACAGTCGCAGATGCCTTGAAACATCCTAACTGGTCAATGGGGCAAAAAATTACGATTGATTCTGCAACCTTAATGAATAAGGGTTTGGAAGTAATTGAAGCGCACTACTTATTTGGGGTAGATTACGACCAAATAGAGATTGTGATTCATCCCCAAAGTATCATCCACTCTTTGATTGAATTACAAGATACTTCTGTTTTAGCGCAACTAGGGTGGCCCGATATGCGGTTACCATTACTATATGCTTTATCTTACCCAGAGCGCATTCCCACTAACTGGGAGAAGCTAGATTTAGTAAAAGCTGGAGATTTAACCTTTAGAGAGCCAGATCACCAAAAATACCCCTGTATGCAGCTAGCCTACGCTGCGGGTAGGGCTGGTGGATGTATGCCTGCGGTACTCAATGCTGCTAACGAACAAGCCGTCGCTTTATTTTTAGCTGAGAAAATCCGATTTTTAGATATTCCCAAGTGTATAGAAACAGTATGCGATCGCTTTACCCCCCAAAATCAATCATCACCAAATCTCGATGATATTTTGGCAGCAGATCGCTGGGCGCGTCAAGCAGCTACCGAAGCATTATTGACGTTGGCTCGCTAACTTCATTTTAGGTTATATATGCCACTAGAAGCGATCGCTCTTATCGCCGCTATCATCGTCTCCTGGTTAGTATTTACTGCCTTAGTCAAGGTCTTAAAAACCACCCTAACTACAGCCTTTACCATTGCGGCGATCGTTTTGGTTCTACAATTATTGTTTGGAATTGGTCCTGAAAAAGTTTGGCAAGAAATCGTCAAATTACCTGAATCAGTCTTGCATTTGGTCAACGGTAGTTGAGGACATATTTTTCTATAGAATCCATTTGGTATCTATTGCTATAACTCGGATTGGGAGAGAGTTTCAGCAAACTAATGGTTTGAGATTGAAATGCTATCTCGGTAAGGGCTTCATAAAAGATCTCAAATGGGTTCTATATGAACTACTCCCACCTCAGTTCACAGGTGGGAGAATTCCGCAACATTTTTCGTTAAAAAAGGTGGGTTATTTACCCACCCTGAGTTAATTAAAACTTGAGCTAATTAAGCTTCATCTAAAGCTGCAATTCCAGGTAATTCTTTACCTTCAAGTAATTCTAAAGAAGCACCACCACCAGTGGAAATGTGGCTCATTTGGTCAGCTAAACCAACTTTTTCGACAGCAGCAACCGAATCACCACCGCCAATAATCGTGGTTGCACCTTGCTTGCCAATTTCTGCTAGGCTATGAGCTACAGCTTCTGTACCAACAGCAAATTTGTCAAACTCAAACACACCCATTGGACCATTCCAAATCACACTTTTGCAGTCTGCTAAAGCTGCTTGGAAGGTTTTGACGGAATCAGGGCCAATATCTAACCCCATCCAACCATCAGGGATATTATCAATGCTGACGGTTTGGGAATTAGCGTCGGGAGCAAAGTTGTCAGCTACCACTACATCGGTAGGTAATAAGAACTGTACGCCTCTTTCCTTGGCTTTAGCTTCTAAAGACTTAGCTAACTCTAACTTATCTTCTTCTACCAAAGATTTACCCACATTTAAGCCGCGTGCCTTATAGAAAGTGAAGATCATTCCGCCACCTAATAGCAGTTTATCGCACTTTTCTAATAGGGTTTCAATCACGCCGATTTTGCTAGAAACCTTAGAACCACCAATAATCGCTGCTAGAGGACGTTGGGGTTCTTCAATAGCAGCTTGCAAGTATTTCAGTTCTTTTTCAATTAAATATCCGGCGACTGAAGGCTTTAGATAATGAGTTACCCCTTCAGTCGAAGCATGAGCGCGGTGAGCGGTTCCAAAAGCATCATTGACGTACAAATCTGCATTAGCAGCTAATTGCTTGGCAAATTCTGGATCGTTTTTCTCTTCTTCGGGGTGGAAGCGGACGTTTTCTAGTAAAGCTACTTGTCCGTTTTGCAAAGCTCCGACCTTTGCCGTTACTTCATCGCCGATACAATCATCGCATTTAACTACTTCTTGTCCTAACAATGCAGACAAACGTTTAGCAACTGGAGTCAGACGGTATTTATCTTCTACACCTTTGGGACGACCGAAGTGACTTGCTAAAATCACTTTAGCGCCTTTACCAGTCAAATCTTGAATTGTTGGCAAAGCAGCCCGAATCCGCGTATCATCGGTAATGTTTCCATCACCGTCAAGGGGAACATTAAAGTCCACCCGCACTAAAACTCTTTTTCCAGATAAATCAGCCGCAGATAAATTGGCTATACTTTTCTTTGCCACAACATCAACCTCCTAATTGCCAAAAAGAAACCACCTTGGAAGTCAGAAGTCAGAAGTCAGAAGTCAGAAGTAAAGACATAGAACTGCTACGTCTGTGGTTTTCGTAGCATGAAGCTTTCGTTCTGGTTACCGATCTTAGCTGACCTCTGGCATTCCAATAGACTAATAGTCTTAATAGCGATCGCTGAATTACTTATACCAGCCACTTGCCAGCAAAATTTTATCATGTAACGGGAACCGTCCTGCGCCATACTCAGCGTAGCCTATTTCCCCGTAACGATCTTTGTGCGATCGGTATTGTCGGAACTCGTGTTAATGTGATTTCAGCTAAATTACCGATCCTTAGTACTTGTTTGCCCAAAAAGAATCTTTTTGCTCTCTTCTGTAACCGTTGGAGTTGTCATCAATGCTTCTCCCTTTTGGTAGGCGCGAATTACAGCCTCGCGAGAAGCAATACTCTCAAACCAGCGCTTCAGGTGCGGAAAATCTGCCATATTTTGCTGTTGTCGTTCGTAAGGAACAATCCAGGGGTAGCAAGCCATATCTGCAATGGAATAATCGCCAGCTAGATATTCATACTCTTCTAACCGTCGATTCATGACACCATAGAGACGATTGGTTTCCTTAACATAGCGATAGATGGCATAGGGGATCTTTTCGGGCGCATATTGGGTAAAATGATGATTTTGCCCAGCCATTGGTCCCAAACCACCCACTTGCCAGAATAACCACTCATTTACCGTCTTACGTCCTCGGACATCGCTAGGGATAAATTTACCAGTTTTTTCAGCTAAATACTGTAAAATTGCACCTGACTCAAACACAGCAATTGATTCACCACCATCAACCGGATTGCGATCTATAATGGCTGGCATCCGATTATTAGGAGATATTTTCAGAAAATCAGGTTTAAACTGGTCACCAGCACCAATATTAACTGGCATAATCTGATAATCAAGACCTGCTTCTTCTAAAAAAATAGTGATCTTATGACCATTAGGTGTCGGCCAGTAATACAGTTCTATCATCATGCCCCCTTTTTTCTGGAAATATGCTTCCAGTTTTCAGGATAGACGAGAAAACTGCGATCGCCCAATCGATATTTTCCAAATTGTCTCTATACTAAGCGAAAGATCAAGGGATATCGGTAGGGTTGGCTGGGATCTTCAAGAACTTTGATAATCCCAATTATTGGAGCTATAATGCTGAAAATAATTAGTGGAAAAAGTAACAAAAATCCAATGAGTATAAATGATAATAGGATGCTCGCAAATCCTAAAATGAAGATTGTTATTTGAAAATTCAAAGCTTCCTTGGCATTAGCCTTGGTTACTGAATCATCAGTGAAAAAGAGAATGGCAATGGGAATTCCTACCGAAATGAGTGTCGCACTAAAAAAGCAAGCTCCATGACACAATGCAGATAATATTCTTCTTTGGTCTGGATCGTAGTTTTGCATAGCGTTTTAAGTATTATTTGGGCGATCGCTCTTTTCTGTTATACACACTCGCTTAGGAAAGGTCAAGAATATTTTGCTAGATCTTTCCTATATTCACGAAGGAAACCCAACGCTGCATCATTTAACCAACCTCCCATCATTTAACATTTTCACTAAAATATAAATCCTATATGGCTAAATTTTACGAACAACTCAATCCTGAATTAATAGATTTTATTGATCGGCAAAAGGTATTCTTTACAGCGACTGCTCCCACCGAAGGCAGAATAAATTTATCTCCTAAAGGAATGCATACTTTTAAATGTATAGACTCAAAAAAAGTTGCTTATTTAGATGTTACTGGAAGCGGGAATGAAACCTCAGCGCACCTCCAAGAAAATGGCAAAATAACTATTATGATGTGCAGTTTTTCAGATGAACCCCTCATCTTAAGATTATACGGTCAAGGCAAACCTGTATTGCCCAGAAATCCTACATGGGAAACATTATTGCCTTTATTCAAAGACACTCCTGGAACTCGCCAAATCATTGTTGTTCACTTAGAATCAATTCAAACTTCTTGCGGTTTTGGAGTCCCAATTTATGAATTTAAAGAAGAAAGACAAACCTTGAAAAAGTGGGCAAAAAATAAAGGTGAAACTGGACTAAGAGAATATTGGGAATCTAAAAATCAAACCAGTATTGACGGCTTACCAACTAATATTTTGTCTGAAACTAAGATTGAATCGGACAAATGGTCTTTCTAAATAACTGGTAAAATCCTCATACTTATTACCTTAGTGAACTTGGTGTCTCTGTGGTTTACTATTAAATAGATGACTAAACTACCATTACGGAACTAAAATCACTAGAGAAACGACAAGATTAATTAAAGTCATTAATTACAGATATGAAAAAAGTTTTGGGATTGAGTCTATTTAGCTTACTGGTAATGTCTCCTTTACAAGCAGCCGAAACACCATTAGCAATTACGTTTCCTCCTAATAATTACCAAACCACATCAGATCGTATATTTATTATGGGAAGTGCCCCGTCTTCAGGGGAAGTATTAATTAATGGTCAAGCCATTTCTCGCAGTAAAGCTGGATATTTTGCTCCTAGCTTACCTCTAAAACTTGGAGAAAATCGCTTTCAGATTCGCTACAACGACAAACAAACTGAAATCGTCATCGTTCGTAGCATCAGTCAAAATGAAGAAATTTCCCCCCAGGGATTCGTGAAAAATTCCTTGACTCCGAAGGTTAATATTGCCAAATTACCAGGAGAATATCTCTGCTTTGAAGCTTTAGCGCCAACTAACGCGCAGGTAGCTGTCCAATTGGGCGGAAAAACTATTCCTTTAACCTATCAACCCCAAGTCGTCGAACTTCCAGATAATAAAATTGCTCTCACCCAGCTATCTAATCAACCCCAAACCGTGCAAAACAGGGGGAGATATACTGGTTGTGCGGTAGCTTCCGCACCAGGAGATTTAGGCGTTCCGGTTTTTCAAATTACCCAAGGGAATCGGACACTTACAGAGCCAGGCACTGGCAAAATCGAGATTTTATCGCCAGTTAAGCTAGAAATTGCGGAAGTTACAGTCGAAGGAGGCATTGCTCGCACGGGGCCAAGTACAGACAATTCTCGCCTGACTCCCTTACCTAAAGGTACTAGAGCCGCAGTTACAGGTAAAGAGGGAGATTTCTTGAGATTAGATTATGGTGGTTGGATTAATAAATCAGAAGTACGACTGATTCCTGGCGCAACACCACCTAAGTCTATCATTCGCAGCATCCGCGCCCGTCAACTACCAGGTGTCACTGAAGTT
This DNA window, taken from Merismopedia glauca CCAP 1448/3, encodes the following:
- a CDS encoding 1-deoxy-D-xylulose-5-phosphate reductoisomerase, which encodes MKAITILGSTGSIGTQTLDIVSQYPDRLRVVGLAAGSNITLLAQQIRQFHPEIVGIDAAEKLTQLEDAIADIQPQPIIVAGPQGAVDVAGYGNAETVVTGIVGCAGLLPTIAAIKAGKHIALANKETLIAGAPVVLPLVETHKVRLLPADSEHSAIFQCLQGVPKAGLRRILLTASGGSFRDLPVEKLESVTVADALKHPNWSMGQKITIDSATLMNKGLEVIEAHYLFGVDYDQIEIVIHPQSIIHSLIELQDTSVLAQLGWPDMRLPLLYALSYPERIPTNWEKLDLVKAGDLTFREPDHQKYPCMQLAYAAGRAGGCMPAVLNAANEQAVALFLAEKIRFLDIPKCIETVCDRFTPQNQSSPNLDDILAADRWARQAATEALLTLAR
- a CDS encoding phosphoglycerate kinase, with the translated sequence MAKKSIANLSAADLSGKRVLVRVDFNVPLDGDGNITDDTRIRAALPTIQDLTGKGAKVILASHFGRPKGVEDKYRLTPVAKRLSALLGQEVVKCDDCIGDEVTAKVGALQNGQVALLENVRFHPEEEKNDPEFAKQLAANADLYVNDAFGTAHRAHASTEGVTHYLKPSVAGYLIEKELKYLQAAIEEPQRPLAAIIGGSKVSSKIGVIETLLEKCDKLLLGGGMIFTFYKARGLNVGKSLVEEDKLELAKSLEAKAKERGVQFLLPTDVVVADNFAPDANSQTVSIDNIPDGWMGLDIGPDSVKTFQAALADCKSVIWNGPMGVFEFDKFAVGTEAVAHSLAEIGKQGATTIIGGGDSVAAVEKVGLADQMSHISTGGGASLELLEGKELPGIAALDEA
- a CDS encoding glutathione S-transferase N-terminal domain-containing protein, with the protein product MMIELYYWPTPNGHKITIFLEEAGLDYQIMPVNIGAGDQFKPDFLKISPNNRMPAIIDRNPVDGGESIAVFESGAILQYLAEKTGKFIPSDVRGRKTVNEWLFWQVGGLGPMAGQNHHFTQYAPEKIPYAIYRYVKETNRLYGVMNRRLEEYEYLAGDYSIADMACYPWIVPYERQQQNMADFPHLKRWFESIASREAVIRAYQKGEALMTTPTVTEESKKILFGQTSTKDR
- a CDS encoding DUF4870 domain-containing protein; the encoded protein is MQNYDPDQRRILSALCHGACFFSATLISVGIPIAILFFTDDSVTKANAKEALNFQITIFILGFASILLSFILIGFLLLFPLIIFSIIAPIIGIIKVLEDPSQPYRYPLIFRLV
- a CDS encoding pyridoxamine 5'-phosphate oxidase family protein; translated protein: MAKFYEQLNPELIDFIDRQKVFFTATAPTEGRINLSPKGMHTFKCIDSKKVAYLDVTGSGNETSAHLQENGKITIMMCSFSDEPLILRLYGQGKPVLPRNPTWETLLPLFKDTPGTRQIIVVHLESIQTSCGFGVPIYEFKEERQTLKKWAKNKGETGLREYWESKNQTSIDGLPTNILSETKIESDKWSF
- a CDS encoding N-acetylmuramoyl-L-alanine amidase is translated as MKKVLGLSLFSLLVMSPLQAAETPLAITFPPNNYQTTSDRIFIMGSAPSSGEVLINGQAISRSKAGYFAPSLPLKLGENRFQIRYNDKQTEIVIVRSISQNEEISPQGFVKNSLTPKVNIAKLPGEYLCFEALAPTNAQVAVQLGGKTIPLTYQPQVVELPDNKIALTQLSNQPQTVQNRGRYTGCAVASAPGDLGVPVFQITQGNRTLTEPGTGKIEILSPVKLEIAEVTVEGGIARTGPSTDNSRLTPLPKGTRAAVTGKEGDFLRLDYGGWINKSEVRLIPGATPPKSIIRSIRARQLPGVTEVLFPLQVPVPVTVQQGTNKLVLRLYNTTAQTDIIRLDDDPVIYRLDWQQISPGVVEYTFNLKQAQAWGYQLQYRGTSLALSLRHPPKRDRSSDKTLNGIKIVLDPGHGGQDSGALGPTGYTEKEVNLVMSKLIAQELQNRGALVYLTRTEDKAVALPDRVAYINSVQPAIALSIHHNSLPDGGDTMNIQGFGSFWYHPQAHDLALFLHQQVVRSAGRKAYGIYWDNLALARPTSAPSVLLELGFMSNPVEFEEKVTNPTEQKKLAKALADGVEKWFALQIPN